The DNA region CATCACCGGCCTGATCCACCGCACCGATGGAAAGAATGTTGGGCAGGTCGAACGAGCTCGGATAGAACTCCTCGAACACCACGTCGGCATCGGTGTTGCCCGCCGAGGTCAGGAACAGGATATCGGGCGCGTTCTTGAAGGCGTCGAAGAGACCATCGTAGGTGATCTGGTAGATTTCGCGGGCCAGCGCCTTGCGCTCTTCGGGAGTGCCACCCGCGTTGTGCTGCTCGAGAGCGTATTCAATGCTCTTCAGCGAACCGCCCCAGCTCATGTTGACCACGCGGACGCCGTTCTTCTTGAAGTACTCCACCGTCTCCTTGGCCGCCTTGGCTTCCTTCTGAGCCAGTTCAACAGTCGGGAGTTCGGGAATCATGTGGTAATCGAACGTCAGCCGCGCCACCAGAATCCGCGCCGCCGGATTGCCCGCAGCCGCGATGCCCGCCACGTGCGTGCCGTGGCAGTAGTTACCGTACTTGCTGACTCCCTCGATAAACGGCTTAACCTCATCCTGCTTGAGCGTGGCCAAGTGCGCGCGCAACTCTTTGGCTTCGTCGCTGTCAATGTTGGCCTGAATGTCGGTGAGTCCCTTCATCCGGCTCTGCAGAAGCGGCCGGTCGGTGGAGAGGTCGCCCACGTCGAACAGCAGCGGGATTTCCTTGTCGGAATGCAAACTCCAGGCGATGCCGTGCACGTCGTCCACGAATCCGTTGTTGTCATCGTCCTTGTTGTTGCCCGGCTTTTCCTTCGTGTTCGTCCACATCTGGCCGGTCTTGTTGAAGATGTCGGCGTCGGTGCCGCTGTCCCACACCGCCAGCACCACCGGTTTCAGGTTCTTCTCGCCGGACAGGTCCACTTCGCGGGCCGCCCAGATGTCGGCCTTCACAACCTCATGGGCCTTGATATACGCGTCATAGATCTCCGTCACGACGTGCTTGTGGGGAATGTAGTAGTGGATCGTGTAGACGTTGCCGAGCAGTCCTTCAGCCACGTCGCGGCTGATCTCGCCGCCGCTCTTTTCGATCATCGGCTGGACGGTTTCGTTGACCGCGCCGAGAATCAGGTTCTCCGAGAGAATCTCCGATCCACCCTTGGCCTGCTTGACGTTGGCTTCCACGATCTCGTAGGGAAGCGGATTCACGAGTTCGGTCAGCGCGGCCTTCA from bacterium includes:
- a CDS encoding S8 family serine peptidase — encoded protein: MKDRLTTRGVLSVLVILVAGAFVLCAAADKIKITKLDDLPRYTYKIEGTAVEFLRNDAAVMKLADEIKRDLEKDLATYDIEDKTTVQGYYSTLGTIALLKEDFDTYLAHLAKRKGLEDKEATKLTMGLYTQAYIAAKKKAGTDFEADLKAALTELVNPLPYEIVEANVKQAKGGSEILSENLILGAVNETVQPMIEKSGGEISRDVAEGLLGNVYTIHYYIPHKHVVTEIYDAYIKAHEVVKADIWAAREVDLSGEKNLKPVVLAVWDSGTDADIFNKTGQMWTNTKEKPGNNKDDDNNGFVDDVHGIAWSLHSDKEIPLLFDVGDLSTDRPLLQSRMKGLTDIQANIDSDEAKELRAHLATLKQDEVKPFIEGVSKYGNYCHGTHVAGIAAAGNPAARILVARLTFDYHMIPELPTVELAQKEAKAAKETVEYFKKNGVRVVNMSWGGSLKSIEYALEQHNAGGTPEERKALAREIYQITYDGLFDAFKNAPDILFLTSAGNTDADVVFEEFYPSSFDLPNILSIGAVDQAGDETNFTSFGKVDIYGNGFEVNSYVPGGDMMKLSGTSMSSPNVQNLAGKLLAKKPNLTVAQLRDLIVNAADEKPAGERMVKLMNPKRSLEMLAEMK